The genomic window gaatacaccacaagttcaataaattttttctacatttatctccttaaaatgtgcccttaagggcaagttaacattctccttattttATCAACCGAGTCTATGATCACAATAAATTTAATCAAACATCGCGTGGGCGCGAACTAGCTTGTTTCCCATTGATTCAATAAGATCACACAAAGGAAGCAGCAGTGAATTCAGTAACTGCTCATACCAGAATTTGAAAGCAACTAACATctaaatcataaaaacaaaaaacaaaacaaattacgCACTAAGCAGATTGAAATTCTAAATATTATGTCTCGAAACTAACGAGTTAGATTGTGATCACCGAGTAACCGATTCTAACAAGCAATGTTCAATTCCATCGAAATTAAGAGCAAACAATTGAAACTAATCACTATATGTAATCGAACATATAACCAAAAACAATTCGAAAATAACAGAGAAATTAAACATGAGGATAATAGtacattttgattttttgagtTGATGAAATTTACCTGTTTTCTAAGGTTAGGATATCGACGGCCATGGCAATCGAGCTTCGACCAAAGTGATTACGAAAACGATTTGATCAACGCTTTTACAACAAACCAAAGCGGAAAACGATTTGATCAACGCTTTcacattttttgttgttgctgttAGGAATTCAGATTCAAAGAGTTCTCTCTCGATTTTTTGGTTTCTCAGTTTTTCGTCTTgtctttgattttttggtttatCAGTTTTTCGTTTGTCTTTTACTcattcttcattttttcttcgttgttgttttttttttcgttttgaAATTGGGCCTGTGAAACAGTGAATAGAACCCATTCATGATGAGAATTTCTTTTTGCACCCTCCTCGTCTTTCTCGCGCGTTGAttggttttttaaaaatacttcTCTTGCATCTTAGAAAGAGAATATCGAAAAAAAGGCAAAATATAGAATTTTACACGTAAGTTGTTTACACTTTTCAAATATTGATGTTTCTCAAGATTCTCGAGCTGGTGTGAGTTAGGAGTTGTATCTAAAATTGTGGATCATCCTGATGATTGAATTGTTGCAATGTCTGATTTTTCATCAATGGGAAAATCAAGAGGAGCATCTATATATGAGACATGGTAAACAACCTAAGAAAATAGAActatcaaaaacatatttcaaattctaGAATctgaacaaataataaaattcttaaatttaatatatgtatGTGAGGCGTTTGGATTCTAAAATTCAAACATGTGAAATATACGTTTGTTTGGTTTCTAAAATCTTAGCAGagtattttttgaaatttatagGGTATGAGAAATATACAGAGTGGGCAGAGAAAATTTCACAAAGCGTATCTCAATGCAGCAGTTCGAAGTAAACCCAAAAAAGATATAAAGTCTAATTTCTTCTTTCAAAAGAGAAAAAGATTGCTATCCACACAGTGAAGTTGTCAATGTTGTATAGTAACAATGTTGTACTATTTTGCTTGATTATAGCAACTCTTCacctatatttttaaaaatcttttgATGTTGGACTAGTCTAATAGTATATTATATTTGTTGGCTTCAAAATAAAACTTCAGCCAACACTAATGTGAGGATGtttttatcttcctattatTGCTAGTTGTTAGGGTCCACTTAATTCGACAACTGAATACGAAAAACTGTTGTGATCAAATGCATATCAAAATGTCAATAAAGTAGTAGATATAGGCATGTGGCTTTTGATGattttccttcttcttcctAGCTAATTAATTGGTTCTTCAATTATAATCTCCATtgaaaaacagaagaaaaatcttttcagaaacaaacaaaataaagtgaGGTGCAAAAATATCATCAAGTAACATATACTATATACTAATAGTATGATTTTATATCCCCTAGCCATCATTGAATGTGAGACTAAAACTTTGAAATCATACGAAATCTGTCACTAAAAAAACCCAACCATGTTGGTCCCTCACTTTCTTCATATACagagtatataaaaaaaatgtactatttCCGTTCCTAAATATCAGGGTTCGTCCTAGGGTAAAGTCAGGAATGCTACGAGCTTAGGTCCGCGATTTTAAGGTTCAAAttttgttgtggcaagtgtgaggtgAGTTAAGTTTCACATTGTTCAGAAAAGTAGAAGTTGAACAATAATGTATACCCCATGAAAAGATATGTCAATTAAACGGttttataattttgtcaattgATAATGGTATGTCGGACAAAATTAATGTTAATGTGATTATGAATTTCCGATAAAAAAGACGttctttgatattttataaaattgttattatatattaagACATGTTAAGTTGTGTTAAAAGAACGTTTTGCATAGGGCCCGCAAAAAATCAAGAACGGAATTGTTATATATAAGAGCCTTTGTAAAAATTACAGAGATTAAAGAAGATGATTGtggtattaaatttattgacaattaatatttgttttacaattttattcttGAAGAGAGAATgagttaatattttatttaggacatttattataaattgtagaaaaaatgaactataattaaaaatatattggtaaaaaaaataattttggccgttaaaaatttaaaagaagtTTATAAAAAGAGCCAAACAAATATCTCAAAACTATCTTAGTATTTTTTAAGACTGGCCTAATATTAAAACAAAGAAGatgaattttggttttttttcattggtgttccgcttatatacggTCCATTTGTTTTTGTAGTTCCGTTTTTCCCGACCTTTGTTCGTTTTGTACATAGacctattattaaaaataatatattttgctgttaaaaaaaacaaagaagaagatgatgaagaaaagtTGACCACATCCTACTTTTCTCaatgagattttattttttcttcttggccatgttcttcatcttcttctaagATTAGTTGTAAAGGTGAGCCCCCACCACCGGTCACACACGCCAATCAAGAAGATGACTCGGCCTTAACTACTTTCATACATGAATAACTCATTTCTGATATCTCCATTGTCATGATATATATTCCATGCATGACCCCAAATCTGTGTTGCACACTTGCACGTGCCTTTGCGCGTAAAGAGTAAGATTGCTTGCTACACACCAAAAGAAAGTAGCATATGGTTTGGGAccccaaaaaaaacaaaacactatGCTTTAGGTGATTTTTTTAGTACTCAATTTACTCCATTGTTATAGTAATTGGCTTTTCGATCTTAAATTATTAAGATATGTTGATACACATATAGCACAATAGAAGTAGAACATGGATGTTTTTTTGCTGTTCCTAGTCAAACTAAAAGAAACATAGTATCAACAAATGGACAagaatattaacttttttttggatGTAGCAGCTATCTCATTCTCATCAACTTGGAGAAAGTGACAacatgaatttgaaaaagttaaaaagaGGAAAATTAACTAAGATATAGAGTAATATAGAGTATACTAGTAATATTTGTAAGCTTTTACTCCACCAATTAAATTGCATTTGTGATTAAGTTGTGATTACATATCATGATCATGAACAAATATGATGATGAGCAAATTGCCCACGTCCGCCCCAAAAAATTGCTCTTAATAAAAGTCTTATATTACTGTTTTTAAAGTCTTATATTatatgtttgtcaaaaaaaaaaagtcttatataatacatttttaatattaaaattaatcgTAGTCTTAATAAATATAAGATTAATTGACTCTATaatcaattgaaaaataaatagtaaaagaaaatcaattacattgaaatattttaataattatcaaaaataTTACTGAGGACTTCATAAAATATCTCCTCTTCAAATTCATTTTATGCctccatatatttttttttacaataatgtTCATTATCAATAATGTTTCTAATGTGAGTATATATGTGTGTCCATGTGTGTTGACCAGCCTTAATAATTTGGGTTGCGATGAAAAACATTTATTGAATGCACAGGATTCAACATAAAATTTTCTTGTTAATATGTTTAACTACTtcctccgtaccacaatatatgttactttggggaaaaaaattgtaccacaatatatgtcgttttatattatcaataaaacatttaatgttatttttcctattatacccttaactatttattactctctcatTTCAAAAACATTTATTGAATGCACAGGTTTCAACATAAAATTTTCTTGTTAATACTTCATCcgatcctaaatataagaaaaaaattactttttagattgattgagaatctaatgtatttgacctacattatagaccaaatatattagattctcaatgaatcttcTAAAAAGTTGTTttcctcttatatttaggaccggaggaagtatattTAACTAGTAGCCACTAATTAGCATTTCTCTAATTAAATTATACATGTTAtacttccatttttattttctttttcagatcCACAATATATTGCAAGTGGTATTCACTAGTTTAGCATAGTACAAGACTAGCTAGCTTAGCTAAGTTAAGCATGTGGAAATATTTTGAGGAACTTCCATCACAAGGGGTGCTCTGCAAGTCCCCCATTTGCCAGCTTAGATTATGTTATATAAGGATCGATGTATGcctatattatatatgcaatgcaatgcatGCACAATGACATTTAGTATGGACCActattaaatttgtttaattatgAGTCCACTTTAAATAAATAGATTGATTTTGCACTTATGTTAAATCTTATCGTATTTCTTCTCAACTTTTTTCATCTCCCTTTATCTTCTACAACATCTCCTTCCTTGGTTGATAATCATTTAAGTCAGCGGTTGAAGGAGTATGTGGAAAGAGTAATGACTACTCGTAGACTCAATCAAATTGTAGAACTACAATCAAACCATGCATAATTAACAAGTATGGGTCTAAGCTGGACTCAATCACTTATTCGAGGGctcaattttatatttgtatttttatgtgaaggaaaaataaattgcaaactattggttttttttttatggaaaatgttaaagaGTGCTCTCGAGACActctttaaatatattatatactgtaataagtttttatgaaattttataaaaatatgtgaaattaacacattagaaattaaaatattttactttttaaataaataatttatttaaatagaaaTGTTAAAGAGTATCCACACACACTAGTTAGcaaaaacttttttatatatataaattgcaAACTATTTGTAGTGTCGCTTGTAGGAGGTTGCAACATCAATTCCAATTAAATGGGATTGAAAAAGTAATTATTCTATTCATCTCCTACTTTATATCAAATCTATTAAGTAATTGTCCCTAGGTTTTTAAAATCATAACCAATGCATACTGTAAAAATTTAAGGATGAATATTAGTATATGAAAgttttataattaaggatgagTTTTTAATGATGGTTATCTGATATtttaaatcaacaacaaaaaaatcagaCACCGTTATCTAATTCAAGAATATGGTAACAATAATTAAGATACATGAATTCGCAGgggataattaatttgatatagttttttaaacaaaaatatagaagaTGAAGAATATAAAGATCGAAAGTTTCATGGCAAGAGAAGCCTTTGTCGATAAGGAACAAGAATTTTGTCTACTGcatatagaaaaagaaaagtagtcCAGCCACTAATTAGTACTATTATCTCCTTTAGCTGTAACTATGGAGGCCCACGCCTTTATGATAAAGGGAAACAaggtcataaaaataaaataaattcatccatttcattcattaaaatatgaaggaatattttatatatatatatatatatatatatatatatatatatatatatatatatatatatatccaaccaaacaaaactcaataatataaatgatcaactaataatataaatattatgtcTCATTAATAtccaattatttaattaactattaattataattatttaactaACGACTCCCTAATCTTCTACAATATATAAGGGGTTCTTgagataaaaagaaagaaagacagATGATCAAAATGCATAAATCAAGCATAAGACACAACAACAATTATACTACAAATAGTTTGAGTACATATAACCAACACtaaaatacaacaaaacaaTACCAATATAAGTTAGTCTAAATGCTAACAACCTGTTATATAAGAgtaaggacaaaacttatatgtatttctttagatgcagtttttgctgttcctctcacaaaaatgtagttacttatatttttttaattaaaaaaagaaaaagaaaattgtttttaaataaaaataatttccccATGTATCTAGTACAGTAAGAACTGTGCATAtggaactgtacataagtttggtcctAAGAGTAAAACCTATGATCAACTATGTGCTATGTGAGTCAATTGTGTAGGTCTTGGTATGTGCATCCGAGACAACGAGCCAACGAAGGTCGATTTGTTCTTGCTAAAACGATGTGGATACTGGATATCACCTTTGTGTAATGTGGACATAGGAGAGGCTGTAGGCCTCTTATATGTTATCAATTAGGTGCATGATTTGCAACTAGAAGGAGTTGATTTTGCTCTTGATTTGAACATAGTGGTTAATAATTTCCACAAAGGAAGGAATGAGGCTAAGCGactttttggtttattttttgaaaactctcCTGTTGAGTTTAATATGAGACAAGCAAATGAGATAGTTTATGCTCTTTCAAGGGTAACCACAACTAGGGGTGGTCGTATTCAAACTAAtctaaaagtaaaaccgcaaaccgaATCAATCCAAACCGGAACCGCAAAAAATCGCATTTAGTTTGAACCGCACagatcatttttcttctaaaccgcacagtttggtttggtttgcggttttcatttcagaaaaccgaagcaaaccgcaatacttaacttaactctatcaacTAGTAGCAATCGACCTATTATTTTGTCCAACTTAACAAGTTCAACTCAAATTGAGTGCATAAAACAATAGGCTttcaaaacatatcattttaCGCGATCCAGAACTATGttgttggtattaaaaataaattcttatgTATATACAATTTCTGTATATGCATGTTatatcatgtaaacaataaaataaattaaaaatttctatgtttattttgtaactaATTGGTAAtatcttcattttttatatcgcgataaaccgcacaaaccgaaccaaccctaaccgcattggtttgatttggtttggatgactttttaaaaatcaaccgaaccgcATGTATTTTTATCTCGCAATGAGGATAAttttcaaaaccgaaccaaatcgCACTGTGAGCATCCCTAACCGCATCTATAGCTAGTTCCCATTTTTTATTGATGAAGTAACATGTATTAACTAGTTGATTATGATTGAAATGTTATAATCACTTTAGTtaaaaagaaacaccaaaaagTAAACATGATAGAGAGTGATACAGCGGCATCATGTTTGGAGTAAAAAGAGCTAAGACGAGCAGAGCTTTATTcattatagatagatagatgcAGAATCTTTCCTTTGCTGGTTAACGATTGGAAATTTGGAATATCAAATTTTGGTAAGAGATTTTCTTAGCCTCTCATTGGCTGGATGCACCGCAAAAGCATTGAACAAAAACGCGCTAAACCGGGGGCCAAACTGCATAAAACAAAGAAAGATGTGTGGGCTAAAGAAATATTGACGGAAGTAAACCAACAATCAATCCTTAGTTTATCCAATAGTGATTAGCGTTAAATTTGATAGGAAAGATTATGCTTTGATCTTTCGTAACTACTATTAATAGGGGATTGAAACTACTTTATGTATGAACTGACCCTCGAGCTATATTATATGGTTCAGTGGACCGGATAttagtggtgaaaaaaaaaaagaaatagtgACTAATGTGAAGTCGGTTATACATTGATCGTTAGAACAAAATTGTATGGTACATATTTGTtcgatttttctgttttatatgattataatatgattataaacttggcttaattgcagttttgccctctaagtttcacaattgtgcaattttggcctcaagtttcaattgtgcaattttaacccgctaagtttcacaattgtgcGATCTTGGTCCCCAAAGtttcaattgtgcgattttggtccccaaGTTTACTctattttgcatttgctagcccctcgttgactaaaaattgcttttgtggcatttttaaaataaaaagttttaaaaagaaaaaaaaaacgtattaatttttaaaaggtttaaaaaaacagtttataaatttttttaaataaaatatatttttataacaatttttttttttaggttttttaaaGATAGAGATAAGATGATCCATATATGTCTGTTTTTCTTTTCGTATTGCAGTTGTTCAGTTCTAAAAAACTTGGCCTTCTTAggtttactattttttttaataaaagttgaataattttttttttaaaaaaaagaagtttataaagttttaaaaataattatttttttatgaactgatttttcaattaatttttaaaactttgtaaactgttttttttatataaaaaaacaacaattattcaaccttttattaaaaaaaattaatagattttttcaattttaaaactaattttatttttttaattttaaaatgccacatgagcaatttttagttaaaaaagtcAACGGTgactagcaaatgcaaaatgatgtaaacttggggggccaaaatcgcacaattgaaacttgagggtcaaaatcacacaattgtcaaacttagagggttaaaatcgcacaattaaaATTTGGGAGACCAAAATCgtgcaattgtgaaacttaaggAGTCAAAACTGCGATTAAGCCTATAAACTTTGACCATTTAATCTTTATTAGATGGTTTGAACATATTGACTGCACTTAATCTAAGATACCGtttgacataatttttttgtcttccAATAAACTCTTCtattacaattttttctttgataGTAAGAATTGAAGGGAGTAATAACTATTGGACCATTGGCGATAAATTATGATATGGGTATGAAGGGAGGACGCACGCTTATCTTATCGCTATCCTCGGGTAGCACAGCACAGCACAGCACAGGATAGTTAGTGAGTGAATAGGAGCATGGATGTTAAACACAAAAAGTAAAATGCTGGCACCAATGCGGAGTGCAGGCTTCCAAGCCAGACTCGACCGTTACTCTTCCTAATTCCCAAACATATGCCTATTCTATTGCCAGATTGTAGTTTAGCTTCTCAAGCCAATTCACTTTTCAGTTTGCACCAAGTACTAAGTATATGGCCTACGCTTTTtgagaaacaaacaaaacaaacatatataagtactattaaattatattattttcgtcTCAAATCTTCCATTCTTTTATTAGAATTTTgcacataaattaaaaattaataaatattaacaaGTTATGTTATTTTACCGCTACTTtattatgaaaaagaaaaatttattaaatgtatGTTTATAGTTTTGTAAAGATCCAAATTGTGAAACATCATTTTAGTGTTTTTGATCATATATGAGTTTATAAGCTATAAATTCAAATTTCGATTTTACTAAACAGAGTTTAAATTGGTTCTGCAATGTCAACGAGTGAATGTTTCTATTACCTTTTAGTGTtgtgataattttttatatctttcaaCCGTGAGCGATTGCAATTTTTCtactaagggtgtgtttggtaacacaaataagctagcttatatcttattatatgagcttataagcttgtttcaaaaaattagaggtgtttggtaacaagctttttgtactagcttatagttttttttcagatgctatttcaagtagcatttgagcttatagcttatagctttttacacttaattccatttttaccctttaatttaataactacccactctaaaaaataaactattcactatcaattatgtaattttatatttaataaccactttaaaagctaattttaccaaacactttaattttaataagttagcttttcagctatcagctataagctagcttatcagctatcaactagcttatagcttatttttaccaaacagaccctaaatatCTATGCTCACATAAAACCGATAATCAATAGTTAGATGTGGTGTAACTCATGAAATACTAACAACAAAGAAGACATAATAGTAATGTCGGCGTAAAATGTCCACAGTGGTCATGTGACAAGTATCACTCTCTAGTTGTTTCTGCTATGATCCTCAGGATGAATTATATCGAATAAAAAGATACGAAAGTATAATAGTTAAGTGTTAATGAATTTTTTCTATGACGAGTGGTTCAAAATATGATACACACACTTGTTcaaattaaaaagttaatttctaGCAAACAAACTACTTGACATGCtaagaaattcaaaatagtaagtttgtacatcaaaattaactcaTTTTTTGAATATTCGTAAgacgttaattttgatgtactCACTGACGTATCAAATTATGTGTGattatatgtgtgtgtgtgagagagagagagatatatCTATGTTATAGTATCTTTCAATCAAATGGTCGATTTTGTGATACGATTATCCGGTAAAGAATTTGTGTCATTCACATAATATATTTTGactataatttttcattaatatataaaaacaaatattaacatatatgatATTGTTAAATTTACATGACGAATATTTtcgaaatatataaaaaaaattataattttttataacagAAAATTAAAGATACCGATGATTAAAATTGTACATTAACATGTATTCAATGATAAAaacaacacttaaaaaaaaaagaaaaaataaagtaataactAAACATTTTACTATTGAAGATTGAAATCAAATGAAGTAAAAATTGATTACTTTTTAGTTTAAGTAAAGATTGATTTAGACATAAAGACTTTACTTCAAAGACAAcaattatcattaattaataataatgcaATTGCAGTCAAgtcaaagaaatgaaaaagaCTATAATAAGAGAAATgttaaataagtggagtgtccggagttcgaacctcaaCTTCTAACATATTGTGTGATATCCCTGTCATCTGAGCTAAACTCTTTGGAACATTATGttatcaatattaattttattttttatttctttttttattatttttcgaCTATTAGAGACACCGTTTAACATGaccatatataaatataataaaaatattttctcaataaaaaaaGACTCCACATTGTCACGCCTTTTCATCCCTCCCATAAAAGCAGCAAATACTATAccattctctctctctatctctctgcGCGTTTctcctttttctctctctcaacCGTTTCCCACTACCGCAATTCGCACACACCACACACCTCACTCACTTCCTTTTTCTTCCTTCCACATTTCTCACACACTCTCTCTACTCTTCTTCACTCTCCCTCTCCTTaacattctctctctctctctctctctctctctctctctctctcgctaGATTTTCCCCTTTTCTTTGATTACAATTTACAAAATCTCTCTTCGAAAATGGAGAAAAAGCAAGGTTTCTTCTCCTCACTCAAAGAAGAAGTAGTTCGTGGCCTCTCACCTTCTCGTTCTCGCTCTCGTTCCCGCTCCGTAAGTCCCGCCCGAACCGGTTCCGGTTTATTCAACCGAAAAAAACAACACCCCAACTATAACCATAACCCTGACTCTAACTCTTCCCTCGCAAGATCTGGAGGTTTAAGGCCGTTAGGTGAGACACTAACGCCGTTAATTGAAGGACCTGATTCAGATAACGGGGATCCAAAGAGAATTGGGTCGGGTCTCGGTAACTGGATGAAGGATCAACTCTCACGTGCTCCTTCTGTTTCGTATAAGAGGTCTGATCTGAGACTTCTGCTTGGTGTTATGGGTGCTCCATTGGCTCCGTTTCATGTTTGTTCTACTGACCCTCTTCCTCATCTCAGTATCAAGGATACTCCAATCGTGAGTTTCTTCACTTGTTTGAAGTTTTGATTCTTTAGAAGATTCTGTTTCTATTTTCAGTGTGCAATTTCTAGTTTATTCTGATTTGGTTTGCATGTAGGTATTTGTTTGTTAGAACTTAGAAATGTTTATTattctaattaattttatactataacTCAAGCAATTGTTAAATTTATTTACCTAGTGATAAGTAAATACTAACTTTTGGGAAAAAGGGtttaagggcctgtttggacttatttgagcttattacTGACATAAGTTTTGTGATACTGTTTGGGagaatttacaaaaaaaaaaaaagcttattataattttcataagtttggtTCGGATTATTTTCGTAAGTACTTCAACATAGCTTACGAGAACAGCTCatagcttatataaaaacagtttatctttatttttatcttttgctataaaaatagcttataaaaatagcttatgtaagcttatactAGATTTTATCGACTTTCTAATGTTTTTGTTTGTGGATACTGTTGTTACAGGAAACGTCGTCTGCGCAGTACATATTGCAGCAGTATATAGCAGCTTCTGGAGGCCAGAAATTGCAGAACTCTATAAAAAATGCATATGCAATGGGGAAAGTTAGAATGGTAGCGTCTGAATTTGAAACTGCAACCAGGGTAGTGAAGAATAGGAATGCTTCTAGGTGTGCGGAGTCTGGTGGATTTGTGCTGTGGCAGATGAATCCTGATATGTGGTATGTAGAGCTTTCTGTTGGGGGAAGTAAGGTTCATGCTGGCTGTAATGGAAAGCTTGTTTGGAGGCACACTCCTTGGCTTGGTGCTCACACGGCAAAGGGACCTGTGAGGCCTCTGCGCCGTGCACTTCAGGTGAAACATTGTTTCTGCGTTGTTTCTGTAGATCTACCATCTGTTTCGCTTTTTagtgttttgttttccttttctatctagtattaaattaaatgtgttTATATTTGTTTATCTAGGGCCTTGATCCTAGAACCACTGCAAGCATGTTTGCCGATGCCAGATGCATAGGAGAGAAGAATATCAATGGCGAGGATTGCTTCATCCTTAAGCACTGTACTGATCCTGAAACACTAAAGGCTCGGAGTGAGGGTCCTGCTGAGATCATACGGCATGTCTTATTTGGTTACTTTAGTCAGAAAACTGGACTTCTTGTTCACATTGAGGATTCTCACCTGACCCGCATCCAATCAAATGGAGGTGACGCAGTATATTGGGAAACCACTACCAATTCATTCCTCGATGATTACAAGCCTGTGGAAGGCGTCATGATTGCACACTCTGGGCATTCTGTGGTGACCCTCTTCAGGTTTGGGGAGATGGCCATGAGCCATACCAAAACAAAAATGGAAGAAGCCTGGACAATTGAAGAGGTTGCATTCAATGTTCCAGGTCTCTCTTTAGATTGCTTCATTCCCCCCGCCGATTTGAAGACAGGTTCTGTTAGTGAAGCTTGTGAACTTCCTCAGGATGAAAGAGGAAAGAACTCACTTGCAGTACATCGAACCAAAGTTGTTGCACTGGAGAAATCACAAGATTGCAGCATTGAGAAGATGATATGGAAGATGGAAATCTAATGATGACAGTAGGATCAATTCAAGGCAATTGTTCATAGCAGTCACTAGTTTTTGACTACTAACGTTTAGATTTTAGAGTAGGGGTTTCAATTGGTTATTTACATGTGGAAGTTTGTTTATGCCTCTATATATAATCTGTAAATAGAGTGTAAAAATTCACAGGTGTTATGCAGACCT from Trifolium pratense cultivar HEN17-A07 linkage group LG1, ARS_RC_1.1, whole genome shotgun sequence includes these protein-coding regions:
- the LOC123885425 gene encoding uncharacterized protein LOC123885425; the protein is MEKKQGFFSSLKEEVVRGLSPSRSRSRSRSVSPARTGSGLFNRKKQHPNYNHNPDSNSSLARSGGLRPLGETLTPLIEGPDSDNGDPKRIGSGLGNWMKDQLSRAPSVSYKRSDLRLLLGVMGAPLAPFHVCSTDPLPHLSIKDTPIETSSAQYILQQYIAASGGQKLQNSIKNAYAMGKVRMVASEFETATRVVKNRNASRCAESGGFVLWQMNPDMWYVELSVGGSKVHAGCNGKLVWRHTPWLGAHTAKGPVRPLRRALQGLDPRTTASMFADARCIGEKNINGEDCFILKHCTDPETLKARSEGPAEIIRHVLFGYFSQKTGLLVHIEDSHLTRIQSNGGDAVYWETTTNSFLDDYKPVEGVMIAHSGHSVVTLFRFGEMAMSHTKTKMEEAWTIEEVAFNVPGLSLDCFIPPADLKTGSVSEACELPQDERGKNSLAVHRTKVVALEKSQDCSIEKMIWKMEI